The Couchioplanes caeruleus sequence CTCCGGCCCACCGACCACCGCGACCCGGGTGTGCCCCTGCTCGGCGAGGTGCTCGACGGCGATCCGGCCACCCAGCACGTCGTCGACCGCGACCGAGCAGAACGCGCCGGCACCCACCCGGTCCACGATGACGATCGGGATGCCCCGCCGGCCGATCTCCGCCAGATGCGCCGCCTCCGGGTCGACCGGGGTGATCAGCACGCCCTGGACCCGCTGCTGCACGAGCCGGTCGAGGTGCACCGCCTCCCGGTCGGCGCGGCCGTTGCTGTTGCAGATGAACAGCGACAGGTCCGCGTCCTCCGCGGCGAGCTCGATGCCCTGCGCGACGTCGTGGAAGAACGGGTTACTGCCGTCGAGCATGACGTAGGCGAGGGTACGGCTGGTGCCGGCGCGAAGCTGGCGCGCGGACTCGTTGCGCACGAAACCGAGCTCGGCCATCGCCCTCTCGACCCGTTCACGGGTGGCCGGGCTGACCACCTCGGGGCGGTTCATCACATTCGAGACGGTGCCCAGGGAGACGCCGGCCGACGCGGCGACGTCCTTGACGGACGGGGTTCTGGCCACGCTTTCCCCTTTTTGAAACGTTGAAGCGCCATCCTACGACAGCCGCCGCGTCGCTGCGCCGCTTGAGCCTTGACACGTGTGATGGAAGCCACCTACGTTCGTTCCCTCGGCTTCTGAAACATTTCAAGCTGCGGAGGTGGCCATGGGCGCCGTGC is a genomic window containing:
- a CDS encoding LacI family DNA-binding transcriptional regulator is translated as MARTPSVKDVAASAGVSLGTVSNVMNRPEVVSPATRERVERAMAELGFVRNESARQLRAGTSRTLAYVMLDGSNPFFHDVAQGIELAAEDADLSLFICNSNGRADREAVHLDRLVQQRVQGVLITPVDPEAAHLAEIGRRGIPIVIVDRVGAGAFCSVAVDDVLGGRIAVEHLAEQGHTRVAVVGGPESIGQVRERLQGAREIWAELGLDPEGLTHLPTAALTVAEGRSAGERLAGIPARRRPTAAFCANDLLALGLLQQSIGAGLRIPQDLAIVGFDDIDFAAAAAVPLTSVRQPRQELGRAAAQLVLDEASNPRHEHQQLSFVPELVARASTVARHRAY